The Streptomyces luteogriseus genome includes a window with the following:
- a CDS encoding GlsB/YeaQ/YmgE family stress response membrane protein, whose protein sequence is MGWLWAIIVGLVLGLIAKAIIPGKQHIPLWLTVILGMIGGIAGNAIARAAGVDATSGIDWWRHVFQLVMAIILVGLGDRAWTAARGDRQRA, encoded by the coding sequence ATGGGCTGGTTGTGGGCGATCATCGTAGGACTGGTACTCGGCCTGATCGCCAAGGCGATCATTCCGGGCAAGCAGCACATTCCCCTGTGGCTGACCGTCATCCTGGGCATGATCGGCGGCATCGCCGGCAACGCCATCGCCCGGGCGGCCGGAGTCGACGCCACATCGGGAATCGACTGGTGGCGGCACGTCTTCCAGCTGGTGATGGCGATCATCCTCGTCGGTCTCGGCGACCGGGCCTGGACAGCGGCCAGGGGAGACAGACAGAGGGCATAA
- the tyrS gene encoding tyrosine--tRNA ligase produces the protein MTDIVDELKWRGLFALSTDEDALRKALADGPVTFYCGFDPTAPSLHVGHLVQVLTVRRLQQAGHRPLALVGGATGLIGDPRPTAERTLNDPETVTGWVAKLRAQIEPFLDFEGENAAVMVNNLDWTENLSAIEFLRDIGKHFRVNKMLTKDSVARRLESSEGISYTEFSYQLLQGMDFLQLYRRYGCTLQQGGSDQWGNLTAGLDLIHRLEPDATAHALATPLMTKADGTKFGKTEGGAVWLDPEMTTPYAFYQFWLNVDDRDISRYMRILSFRSREELEELERQTEERPQARAAQRALAEELTTLVHGADQTAAVMAASRALFGQGELAELDERTLAAALSEVPHIQVAELRPAVDLFAEVGLVASKSAARRTVKEGGAYVNNVKVAGEDAVPAKEDLLHGRWLVLRRGKKNLAAVEVTSG, from the coding sequence GTGACGGACATCGTCGACGAGCTGAAGTGGCGCGGGCTGTTCGCCCTGTCCACTGACGAGGACGCTTTGCGCAAGGCGCTCGCGGACGGTCCCGTCACGTTCTATTGCGGTTTCGACCCGACGGCGCCGTCGCTGCACGTGGGGCACCTGGTGCAGGTGCTCACCGTGCGCCGGCTCCAGCAGGCCGGTCACCGGCCGCTGGCGCTGGTCGGCGGTGCCACGGGCCTGATCGGCGACCCGCGCCCGACCGCGGAGCGCACGCTGAACGACCCGGAGACGGTCACCGGCTGGGTCGCCAAGCTGCGCGCCCAGATCGAGCCGTTCCTGGACTTCGAGGGCGAGAACGCGGCCGTCATGGTCAACAACCTCGACTGGACGGAGAACCTCTCCGCCATCGAGTTCCTCCGTGACATCGGCAAGCACTTCCGCGTCAACAAGATGCTGACGAAGGACTCCGTGGCCCGGCGCCTGGAGTCCTCCGAGGGCATCAGCTACACGGAGTTCAGCTACCAGCTGCTGCAGGGCATGGACTTCCTCCAGCTGTACCGGCGCTACGGCTGCACGCTGCAGCAGGGCGGCAGCGACCAGTGGGGCAACCTCACCGCGGGCCTGGACCTGATCCACCGCCTGGAGCCGGACGCGACCGCGCACGCGCTGGCGACACCGCTGATGACCAAGGCGGACGGCACCAAGTTCGGCAAGACCGAGGGCGGCGCCGTCTGGCTCGACCCGGAGATGACGACGCCGTACGCGTTCTACCAGTTCTGGCTGAACGTGGACGACCGGGACATCTCCCGGTACATGCGCATCCTGTCCTTCCGCTCCCGCGAGGAGCTGGAGGAGCTGGAGCGGCAGACCGAGGAGCGTCCGCAGGCCCGGGCCGCGCAGCGCGCGCTGGCCGAGGAGCTGACGACGCTGGTGCACGGCGCCGACCAGACGGCTGCCGTGATGGCCGCGTCCAGGGCCCTCTTCGGCCAGGGCGAGCTGGCGGAGCTGGACGAGCGGACGCTGGCCGCGGCCCTGTCGGAGGTGCCGCACATCCAGGTCGCCGAGCTCCGTCCGGCCGTGGACCTCTTCGCCGAGGTCGGCCTGGTGGCCAGCAAGTCGGCCGCGCGCCGCACGGTCAAGGAGGGCGGCGCCTACGTGAACAACGTCAAGGTCGCCGGTGAGGACGCCGTCCCCGCCAAGGAGGACCTGCTGCACGGCCGCTGGCTGGTGCTGCGCCGGGGCAAGAAGAACCTGGCCGCGGTCGAGGTCACGAGCGGCTGA
- a CDS encoding metallopeptidase TldD-related protein, translating to MSARSSKPHEVVERALELSRADGCVVIADEQSTANLRWAGNALTTNGVTRGRTLTVVATVDGKEGTASGVVSRSAVTPDELEPLVRAAEAAARGAGPAEDAQPLVTGVPRSPEFTEAPVETSSAVFADFAPALGEAFARARAGGRELYGFANHEMVSSYVGTSTGLRLRHDQPNGTLELNAKSPDRTRSAWAGRSTRDFKDVDPAVLDAELAVRLGWAERRLALPAGRYETLLPPTAVADLLIYQMWSASGRDAVEGRTVFSKPGGGTRVGEKLTDLPLTLRSDPNEPGLESAPFVIAHSSGGDQSVFDNGLPLAATEWMREGELRHLTTSRHSAGLTGLPVAPGIDNIVLDGGEDRSLDEMVANTERGLLLTCLWYIREVDPASLLLTGLTRDGVYLVENGEVKGEVNNFRFNESPVGVLGRATEAGRTEKTLPREWSDWFTRAAMPALRVPDFNMSSVSQGV from the coding sequence ATGAGCGCGCGTTCCAGCAAACCGCACGAGGTCGTCGAGCGCGCCCTCGAACTGTCCCGGGCGGACGGCTGTGTCGTCATCGCCGACGAGCAGTCCACCGCGAACCTGCGCTGGGCGGGCAACGCGCTGACCACGAACGGTGTCACCCGCGGGCGCACGCTCACCGTCGTCGCCACGGTCGACGGCAAGGAGGGCACGGCCTCCGGTGTCGTGTCGCGGTCCGCCGTGACCCCCGACGAGCTGGAGCCCCTGGTGCGGGCCGCCGAAGCCGCCGCGCGCGGCGCCGGTCCCGCCGAGGACGCGCAGCCGCTGGTCACGGGCGTGCCGCGGTCGCCGGAGTTCACGGAGGCCCCCGTCGAGACCTCCTCCGCCGTGTTCGCCGACTTCGCCCCCGCGCTCGGCGAGGCCTTCGCACGCGCGCGTGCGGGCGGCCGGGAGCTGTACGGCTTCGCCAACCACGAGATGGTCTCGTCGTACGTCGGCACGTCCACGGGGCTGCGGCTGCGGCACGACCAGCCGAACGGGACGCTGGAGCTGAACGCCAAGTCACCGGACCGGACCCGGTCCGCGTGGGCCGGGCGCTCCACGCGGGACTTCAAGGACGTCGACCCGGCGGTCCTGGACGCGGAACTGGCCGTGCGCCTCGGGTGGGCCGAGCGGCGCCTGGCGCTGCCCGCAGGGCGTTACGAGACGCTGCTGCCGCCGACGGCCGTGGCGGACCTGCTGATCTACCAGATGTGGTCGGCATCGGGCCGGGACGCGGTCGAGGGCCGCACGGTGTTCTCCAAGCCGGGCGGCGGCACGCGGGTCGGCGAGAAGCTGACCGACCTGCCGCTGACGCTGCGCAGCGACCCGAACGAGCCGGGTCTGGAGTCGGCGCCCTTCGTGATCGCGCACTCCTCCGGGGGCGATCAGTCGGTGTTCGACAACGGACTGCCGCTGGCGGCCACCGAGTGGATGCGCGAGGGCGAGCTGCGGCATCTGACGACCAGCAGGCACAGCGCGGGCCTGACCGGCCTGCCCGTGGCGCCGGGGATCGACAACATCGTCCTGGACGGGGGCGAGGACCGCTCCCTGGACGAGATGGTCGCGAACACCGAGCGCGGGCTGCTGCTGACCTGCCTGTGGTACATCCGCGAGGTCGACCCGGCGTCGCTGCTGCTCACCGGTCTGACCCGGGACGGCGTCTACCTCGTCGAGAACGGCGAGGTGAAGGGCGAGGTGAACAACTTCCGCTTCAACGAGTCGCCGGTCGGGGTGCTGGGCCGGGCCACCGAGGCGGGGCGGACCGAGAAGACGCTGCCGAGGGAATGGAGCGACTGGTTCACCAGGGCCGCGATGCCGGCCCTGCGGGTGCCCGACTTCAATATGAGCTCTGTCAGCCAGGGCGTATAA
- a CDS encoding TldD/PmbA family protein, translated as MPHTIDEAFTALPLRALADAALARARALGAAHADFRFERVRGASWRFRDAKPAGSSDTTDLGYAVRVVHGGTWGFASGVDLTMDAAARVAGQAVAMAKLSAQVIKAAGSDERVELADEPVHAEKTWISSYETDPFSVPDEEKAGLIAEWSARLLAADGVDHVDSSLLTVHENKFYADTAGTVTTQQRVRLHPVFNAVSVDESSGEFDSMRTLAPPVGRGWEYLTGTGWDWAGELERIPELLAEKMRAPSVEPGLYDLVVDPSNLWLTIHESIGHATELDRALGYEAAYAGTSFATFDQLGKLRYGSELMNVTGDRTAEHGLATIGYDDEGVQGQSWDLVKDGTLVGYQLDRRIAKLTGFERSNGCAYADSPGHVPVQRMANVSLRPDPAGMSTEDLIGGVERGIYVVGDRSWSIDMQRYNFQFTGQRFYRIENGRLAGQLRDVAYQATTTDFWGSMSAVGGPQTYVLGGAFNCGKAQPGQVAAVSHGCPSALFKGVSILNTNQEAGR; from the coding sequence GTGCCTCATACCATCGACGAGGCCTTCACGGCCCTCCCCCTACGCGCCCTCGCCGACGCGGCCCTCGCACGCGCGCGTGCACTGGGCGCCGCGCACGCGGACTTCCGGTTCGAACGGGTGCGGGGCGCCTCCTGGCGGTTCCGGGACGCCAAGCCCGCCGGGTCGTCGGACACCACCGACCTCGGGTACGCGGTGCGGGTGGTGCACGGCGGTACGTGGGGCTTCGCGTCCGGCGTCGACCTCACCATGGACGCCGCAGCACGGGTCGCCGGGCAGGCGGTGGCGATGGCCAAGCTGTCCGCCCAGGTGATCAAGGCCGCCGGCTCGGACGAGCGTGTGGAGCTGGCCGACGAGCCGGTGCACGCCGAGAAGACGTGGATCTCGTCGTACGAGACCGACCCCTTCTCCGTGCCCGACGAGGAGAAGGCCGGGCTGATCGCGGAGTGGAGCGCCCGGCTGCTGGCGGCCGACGGCGTCGACCATGTCGATTCCTCACTGCTCACGGTCCACGAGAACAAGTTCTACGCCGACACCGCGGGGACGGTGACCACACAGCAGCGGGTGCGGCTGCACCCGGTGTTCAACGCCGTGTCGGTGGACGAGTCGAGCGGCGAGTTCGACTCGATGCGCACCCTCGCGCCGCCGGTGGGACGCGGCTGGGAGTACCTGACGGGCACCGGCTGGGACTGGGCGGGCGAGCTGGAGCGGATCCCGGAGCTGCTCGCCGAGAAGATGCGGGCGCCGAGCGTGGAGCCGGGCCTGTACGACCTGGTCGTCGACCCGTCCAACCTGTGGCTGACCATCCACGAGTCCATCGGGCACGCCACCGAGCTCGACCGGGCGCTCGGCTACGAGGCCGCCTACGCCGGCACCTCCTTCGCCACCTTCGACCAGCTCGGCAAGCTGCGCTACGGCTCGGAGCTGATGAACGTCACCGGCGACCGCACCGCCGAGCACGGCCTGGCCACCATCGGCTACGACGACGAGGGCGTCCAGGGCCAGTCCTGGGACCTGGTCAAGGACGGCACGCTCGTCGGCTACCAGCTGGACCGGCGGATCGCGAAGCTCACCGGCTTCGAGCGGTCCAACGGCTGCGCCTACGCCGACTCCCCCGGGCATGTGCCGGTGCAGCGCATGGCCAACGTGTCGTTGCGGCCGGACCCGGCCGGGATGTCGACCGAGGACCTGATCGGGGGTGTGGAGCGCGGCATCTACGTCGTCGGCGACCGGTCCTGGTCGATCGACATGCAGCGCTACAACTTCCAGTTCACCGGTCAGCGCTTCTACCGCATCGAGAACGGGCGGCTCGCCGGGCAGCTGCGCGATGTCGCCTACCAGGCGACGACCACCGACTTCTGGGGCTCGATGTCCGCGGTGGGCGGGCCGCAGACCTATGTGCTCGGCGGCGCCTTCAACTGCGGAAAGGCCCAGCCGGGGCAGGTCGCGGCCGTCTCGCACGGCTGCCCCTCGGCCCTCTTCAAGGGCGTCAGCATTCTGAACACGAACCAGGAGGCCGGTCGATGA
- the fabG gene encoding 3-oxoacyl-[acyl-carrier-protein] reductase has product MSRSVLVTGGNRGIGLAIARAFADAGDKVAITYRSGEPPAALTELGCLAVKCDITDAEQVEQAYKEIEEAHGPVEVLIANAGITKDQLLMRMSEEDFTSVIDTNLTGTFRVVKRANRGMLRAKKGRVVLISSVVGLYGGPGQSNYAASKAALVGFARSLARELGSRNLTFNVVAPGFVDTDMTKVLTDEQREGIVKQVPLGRYAQPEEIAATVRFLASDDASYITGAVIPVDGGLGMGH; this is encoded by the coding sequence TTGAGCCGCTCGGTTCTCGTCACCGGAGGCAACCGGGGCATCGGCCTCGCCATCGCCCGCGCTTTCGCCGATGCCGGCGACAAGGTCGCCATCACATACCGCTCGGGTGAGCCGCCGGCCGCCCTGACGGAATTGGGCTGCCTGGCCGTCAAGTGCGACATCACCGACGCCGAGCAGGTGGAGCAGGCCTACAAGGAGATCGAGGAGGCCCACGGCCCCGTCGAGGTCCTCATCGCCAACGCGGGCATCACCAAGGACCAGCTCCTGATGCGCATGTCCGAGGAGGACTTCACCTCGGTCATCGACACCAACCTCACCGGCACCTTCCGCGTCGTGAAGCGCGCCAACCGCGGGATGCTGCGCGCCAAGAAGGGCCGCGTGGTGCTCATCTCGTCGGTCGTCGGTCTGTACGGCGGCCCCGGCCAGTCGAACTACGCCGCCTCCAAGGCCGCCCTGGTCGGCTTCGCGCGCTCCCTCGCCCGTGAGCTGGGCTCGCGCAACCTCACCTTCAACGTCGTCGCGCCCGGCTTCGTCGACACCGACATGACCAAGGTGCTCACCGACGAGCAGCGCGAAGGCATCGTGAAGCAGGTGCCGCTCGGCCGGTACGCGCAGCCGGAGGAGATCGCCGCGACGGTGCGGTTCCTCGCCTCGGACGACGCCTCGTACATCACTGGAGCCGTCATCCCCGTTGACGGCGGACTGGGAATGGGTCACTGA
- the fabI gene encoding enoyl-ACP reductase FabI: MSGILEGKRILITGVLTESSIAFHTAKLAQEQGAEIILTAFPRPTLTERIAKKLPKPTKVIELDVTNDEHLGRLADIVGEELGGLDGVVHSIGFAPQDALGGNFLNTPFESVATAMHVSAYSLKSLTMACLPLMQNGGSVVGLTFDAQFAWPQYDWMGPAKAALEATSRYMARDLGKQNIRCNLVSAGPLGSMAAKSIPGFSELASVWDDRSPLEWDLKDPEPAGRGVVALLSDWFPKTTGEIIHVDGGLHAIGA, from the coding sequence ATGAGCGGAATTCTCGAGGGCAAGCGCATCCTGATCACGGGTGTGCTGACGGAGTCCTCCATCGCCTTCCACACCGCGAAGCTGGCCCAGGAGCAGGGCGCCGAGATCATCCTCACGGCGTTCCCGCGGCCCACGCTCACCGAGCGCATCGCGAAGAAGCTCCCCAAGCCCACCAAGGTCATCGAGCTCGACGTCACCAACGACGAGCACCTCGGGCGGCTCGCCGACATCGTCGGCGAGGAGCTCGGCGGCCTCGACGGTGTCGTGCACTCCATCGGCTTCGCCCCGCAGGACGCCCTCGGCGGCAACTTCCTCAACACGCCGTTCGAGTCGGTCGCCACGGCCATGCACGTCTCGGCGTACTCCCTGAAGTCGCTCACCATGGCCTGCCTGCCGCTGATGCAGAACGGCGGCTCCGTCGTCGGTCTGACGTTCGACGCGCAGTTCGCCTGGCCGCAGTACGACTGGATGGGCCCGGCCAAGGCCGCCCTGGAGGCCACCAGCCGCTACATGGCCCGCGACCTGGGCAAGCAGAACATCCGCTGCAACCTCGTCTCGGCCGGTCCGCTCGGCTCCATGGCCGCCAAGTCCATCCCGGGCTTCAGCGAGCTGGCCTCCGTATGGGACGACCGCTCCCCGCTGGAGTGGGACCTGAAGGACCCCGAGCCCGCCGGCCGTGGCGTCGTCGCGCTGCTGAGCGACTGGTTCCCCAAGACCACGGGCGAGATCATCCACGTGGACGGCGGTCTGCACGCCATCGGCGCCTGA
- a CDS encoding FadR/GntR family transcriptional regulator: MPLSHPRRSALSEQVIAALRAQITSGEWPVGSRIPTEPELVEQLGVARNTVREAVRALSHNGLLDIRQGSGTYVVATSELAGVMQRRFAEADPRHIAELRSTLESASARLAAERRTEKDLRQLDALLRRREEAWESGDKEAFVAADATFHLAVVSASHNDVMTAMYADLGEVLRDWLREDVGERLTPETYMDHGRLLEAIRAGEADTAAAEAARYPFLCRPGGLSAPAGD; this comes from the coding sequence ATGCCCCTGAGCCATCCCCGCCGCTCGGCCCTGTCCGAGCAGGTCATCGCAGCGCTGCGGGCCCAGATCACCTCGGGCGAGTGGCCGGTCGGCTCCCGGATCCCGACCGAGCCGGAACTGGTCGAGCAGCTGGGCGTCGCCCGCAACACGGTCCGTGAGGCCGTCCGCGCCCTGTCGCACAACGGCCTGCTGGACATCCGCCAGGGGTCCGGCACATACGTCGTGGCGACGAGCGAGCTGGCGGGGGTGATGCAGCGGCGGTTCGCCGAGGCCGACCCCCGGCACATCGCCGAGCTGCGCTCCACGCTGGAGTCGGCGTCCGCCCGGCTGGCCGCCGAGCGGCGCACGGAGAAGGACCTCAGGCAGCTCGACGCGCTGCTGCGGCGGCGTGAGGAGGCCTGGGAGTCGGGTGACAAGGAAGCGTTCGTGGCCGCGGACGCCACGTTCCACCTGGCCGTGGTGTCCGCGTCGCACAACGACGTGATGACGGCCATGTACGCGGACCTGGGCGAGGTGCTGCGGGACTGGCTGCGCGAGGACGTCGGCGAGAGGCTGACACCGGAGACGTACATGGACCACGGGCGGCTGCTGGAGGCGATCCGCGCGGGCGAGGCCGACACGGCGGCCGCGGAGGCGGCCCGCTATCCGTTCCTGTGCCGGCCGGGCGGGCTCAGCGCTCCCGCCGGTGATTGA